Below is a genomic region from Bacillus mycoides.
ATCGATAGTGAACCAGTACCGTGAGGGAAAGGTGAAAAGCACCCCGGAAGGGGAGTGAAAGAGATCCTGAAACCGTGTGCCTACAAATAGTCAGAGCCCGTTAATGGGTGATGGCGTGCCTTTTGTAGAATGAACCGGCGAGTTACGATCCCGTGCAAGGTTAAGCTGAAGAGGCGGAGCCGCAGCGAAAGCGAGTCTGAATAGGGCGTTTAGTACGTGGTCGTAGACCCGAAACCAGGTGATCTACCCATGTCCAGGGTGAAGTTCAGGTAACACTGAATGGAGGCCCGAACCCACGCACGTTGAAAAGTGCGGGGATGAGGTGTGGGTAGCGGAGAAATTCCAATCGAACCTGGAGATAGCTGGTTCTCCCCGAAATAGCTTTAGGGCTAGCCTTAAGTGTAAGAGTCTTGGAGGTAGAGCACTGATTGAACTAGGGGTCCTCATCGGATTACCGAATTCAGTCAAACTCCGAATGCCAATGACTTATCCTTAGGAGTCAGACTGCGAGTGATAAGATCCGTAGTCAAGAGGGAAACAGCCCAGATCGCCAGCTAAGGTCCCAAAGTGTGTATTAAGTGGAAAAGGATGTGGAGTTGCTTAGACAACTAGGATGTTGGCTCAGAAGCAGCCACCATTTAAAGAGTGCGTAATAGCTCACTAGTCGAGTGACTCTGCGCCGAAAATGTACCGGGGCTAAATACACCACCGAAGCTGCGAATTGATACCAATGGTATCAGTGGTAGGGGAGCGTTCTAAGTGCAGTGAAGTCAGACCGGAAGGACTGGTGGAGCGCTTAGAAGTGAGAATGCCGGTATGAGTAGCGAAAGACGGGTGAGAATCCCGTCCACCGAATGCCTAAGGTTTCCTGAGGAAGGCTCGTCCGCTCAGGGTTAGTCAGGACCTAAGCCGAGGCCGACAGGCGTAGGCGATGGACAACAGGTTGATATTCCTGTACCACCTCTTTATCGTTTGAGCAATGGAGGGACGCAGAAGGATAGAAGAAGCGTGCGATTGGTTGTGCACGTCCAAGCAGTTAGGCTGATAAGTAGGCAAATCCGCTTATCGTGAAGGCTGAGCTGTGATGGGGAAGCTCCTTATGGAGCGAAGTCTTTGATTCCCCGCTGCCAAGAAAAGCTTCTAGCGAGATAAAAGGTGCCTGTACCGCAAACCGACACAGGTAGGCGAGGAGAGAATCCTAAGGTGTGCGAGAGAACTCTGGTTAAGGAACTCGGCAAAATGACCCCGTAACTTCGGGAGAAGGGGTGCTTTCTTAACGGAAAGCCGCAGTGAATAGGCCCAAGCGACTGTTTAGCAAAAACACAGGTCTCTGCGAAGCCGTAAGGCGAAGTATAGGGGCTGACACCTGCCCGGTGCTGGAAGGTTAAGGAGAGGGGTTAGCGTAAGCGAAGCTCTGAACTGAAGCCCCAGTAAACGGCGGCCGTAACTATAACGGTCCTAAGGTAGCGAAATTCCTTGTCGGGTAAGTTCCGACCCGCACGAAAGGTGTAACGATTTGGGCACTGTCTCAACCAGAGACTCGGTGAAATTATAGTACCTGTGAAGATGCAGGTTACCCGCGACAGGACGGAAAGACCCCGTGGAGCTTTACTGTAGCCTGATATTGAATTTTGGTACAGTTTGTACAGGATAGGCGGGAGCCATTGAAACCGGAGCGCTAGCTTCGGTGGAGGCGCTGGTGGGATACCGCCCTGACTGTATTGAAATTCTAACCTACGGGTCTTATCGACCCGGGAGACAGTGTCAGGTGGGCAGTTTGACTGGGGCGGTCGCCTCCTAAAGTGTAACGGAGGCGCCCAAAGGTTCCCTCAGAATGGTTGGAAATCATTCGTAGAGTGCAAAGGCATAAGGGAGCTTGACTGCGAGACCTACAAGTCGAGCAGGGACGAAAGTCGGGCTTAGTGATCCGGTGGTTCCGCATGGAAGGGCCATCGCTCAACGGATAAAAGCTACCCCGGGGATAACAGGCTTATCTCCCCCAAGAGTCCACATCGACGGGGAGGTTTGGCACCTCGATGTCGGCTCATCGCATCCTGGGGCTGTAGTCGGTCCCAAGGGTTGGGCTGTTCGCCCATTAAAGCGGTACGCGAGCTGGGTTCAGAACGTCGTGAGACAGTTCGGTCCCTATCCGTCGTGGGCGCAGGAAATTTGAGAGGAGCTGTCCTTAGTACGAGAGGACCGGGATGGACGCACCGCTGGTGTACCAGTTGTTCTGCCAAGGGCATAGCTGGGTAGCTATGTGCGGAAGGGATAAGTGCTGAAAGCATCTAAGCATGAAGCCCCCCTCAAGATGAGATTTCCCATAGCGTAAGCTAGTAAGATCCCTGAAAGATGATCAGGTTGATAGGTTCGAGGTGGAAGCATGGTGACATGTGGAGCTGACGAATACTAATAGATCGAGGACTTAACCATATAATATGAAGCAATGTTATCTAGTTTTGAAAGAATATAAAAAACTTGTTGACTTTAAATGTCGAATAAGTTATGATAATTCTTGTCTTAAATGAATACAGTCTGGTAATGATGGCAGAGAGGTCACACCCGTTCCCATACCGAACACGGAAGTTAAGCTCTCTAGCGCCGATGGTAGTTGGGACCTTGTCCCTGTGAGAGTAGGACGTTGCCAGGCAATTCGGAGGATTAGCTCAGCTGGGAGAGCACCTGCCTTACAAGCAGGGGGTCGGCGGTTCGATCCCGTCATCCTCCACCATTTAGCCGACTTAGCTCAATTGGTAGAGCAACTGACTTGTAATCAGTAGGTTGGGGGTTCAAGTCCTCTAGTCGGCACCAGAAAATCATGGCGGTTGTGGCGAAGTGGTTAACGCACCGGATTGTGGCTCCGGCACTCGTGGGTTCAATTCCCATCAGTCGCCCCATTTTTCTTTTTAAATTATAATATGCGGGTGTGGCGGAATTGGCAGACGCACTAGACTTAGGATCTAGCGCCTTTGGCGTGGGGGTTCGACTCCCTTCACCCGCACTTTTAATAAAATAACTCAAACATGTCTTGCGGAAGTAGTTCAGTGGTAGAATACAACCTTGCCAAGGTTGGGGTCGCGGGTTCGAATCCCGTCTTCCGCTCCAATTTTCAGTATGACATGCCGGGGTGGCGGAACAGGCAGACGCACAGGACTTAAAATCCTGCGGTGGGTGACCACCGTGCGGGTTCGACCCCCGCCCTCGGCACCATATGCGCCCGTAGCTCAATTGGATAGAGCGTTTGACTACGGATCAAGAGGTTAGGGGTTCGACTCCTCTCGGGCGCGTTTTTTATTAACGGGAAGTGGCTCAGCTTGGTAGAGCACCTGGTTTGGGACCAGGGGGTCGCAGGTTCAAATCCTGTCTTCCCGATATTTTCAAAATATGGGGCCTTAGCTCAGCTGGGAGAGCGCCTGCCTTGCACGCAGGAGGTCAGCGGTTCGATCCCGCTAGGCTCCACTTATTTGAATATAACTTATGGCGGTGTAGCTCAGCTGGCTAGAGCGTACGGTTCATACCCGTGAGGTCGGGGGTTCGATCCCCTCCGCCGCTACCATAAAGGACCTTTAGCTCAGCTGGTTAGAGCAGACGGCTCATAACCGTCCGGTCGTAGGTTCGAGTCCTACAAGGTCCACCACTCAAAGTTCATATCTCGGAGGTATACCCAAGTTCGGCTGAAGGGATCGGTCTTGAAAACCGACAGGCGGCGAGAGTCGCGCGGGGGTTCGAATCCCTCTACCTCCTCCATTTTTTCTAAATTAAATATTATATCATCGCGGGGTGGAGCAGTACGGTAGCTCGTCGGGCTCATAACCCGAAGGTCGCAGGTTCAAATCCTGTCCCCGCAACCAAATGGTCCCGTGGTGTAGTGGTTAACATGCCTGCCTGTCACGCAGGAGATCGCCGGTTCGACCCCGGTCGGGACCGCCATTTTTTTACATAAAGGCTCGGTAGCTCAGTCGGTAGAGCAGAGGACTGAAAATCCTCGTGTCGGCGGTTCGATTCCGTCCCGAGCCACCATTTTGAAATCGCAAGCCGGCTTAGCTCAATTGGTAGAGCAACTGACTTGTAATCAGTAGGTTGGGGGTTCAAGTCCTCTAGCCGGCACCACTTTCAAAATGAGCCATTAGCTCAGTTGGTAGAGCATCTGACTTTTAATCAGAGGGTCGAAGGTTCGAATCCTTCATGGCTCACCATTTTTAATTTAATGCGGGTGTAGTTTAGTGGTAAAACAAGAGCCTTCCAAGCTCTGGTCGAGAGTTCGATTCTCTTCACCCGCTTTTTATGGGCCTATAGCTCAGCTGGTTAGAGCGCACGCCTGATAAGCGTGAGGTCGATGGTTCGAGTCCATTTAGGCCCACCATAATTATTCCGCAGTAGCTCAGTGGTAGAGCTATCGGCTGTTAACCGATCGGTCGTAGGTTCGAGTCCTACCTGCGGAGCCATATTATAGAGAAGTACCCAAGTGGCTCAAGGGGCTCCCCTGCTAAGGGAGTAGATCGCGAACGCGGTGCGAGGGTTCGAATCCCTTCTTCTCTGCCAGATTTTGGCCCGTTGGTCAAGTGGTTAAGACACCGCCCTTTCACGGCGGTAACACGGGTTCGAATCCCGTACGGGTCATACTAAAAGAGATAGCATAATCTGCTATCTCTTTTTTGTTGTATATATGTTATCTAAAGCGAACTTTTAGTAGTCTGCTTTTTTTATAAAAGATGGAGTATGAAAAGGTCATTATAGGGGGGGGGGTTCTACTGGAAAAGATACCTAAAATGTTAAAGCATCTTTCGCTAGATAACCACCTTTACACTGATTTCGCCATCGCTCTACTGAATATCAAGTTCACTGCAATCACGATGACTGCACCGATAAGGGTTGCAAATACACGGTCGAACAGAATGATAAACTGGAACGGCTTGCCGGCTTCCATGATCAAAATAATGAGCGGGATCATGGTTGCAGAGTATACAAGATAATTTCGAACCTTTAGAAGAGGTCGAACACCTGCGAATAGCCCGATACTTATAACTAACCCCCAAATTGGTAGACTAGTTGCGAGAAGCAAGCTCGCAACAATCACGCCGATTACTGTACCAAGCACTCGTTGTGTTGTTTTGATTGGAAAGAGTTCTATTTTCCGCTGAGTAAGGATTGCTACGGTAATTGCAATCCAATAGAAGTGGTGCTCGGGCCAAAGTATTCGCAATCCCTCAGCTATACCTAGACATAATGCGAGCCTGATTGGGAATTGCCAACTGGATAGGTGTGCAAGAGAGTTCCACCATAGAATGATTTTTTTCGATGTTGGCCCTTTCACAGCTCCATCCAGCGATGATTTAAAACAACGGTGTACCCAGATGCCTAGCACCAAGCTGATACTGACGGTCCAAATCGCCCCTGCTAAGATTGAAAAAATTAGTTCCATCCGGTACTCCGTCTGGTCGACCATATTGAGGATGATAATCAGGAATACGACAAAGCGTGTTGTTGCCACCGCCAAGGCACGACTATATCCGCCAATTAACGCAGCAAGGCTTACCAGCAGGATCAAGACTCCAAATGTCAGATAGCCATGTCCGAAAGAGAGAACAGCAGCAATCGCAGCGAGCACTACTGATATCAGCGCTGATGCCAACCTTTTCCCGTGATTTATAAAACTCGAACCGACTTTCACGCTACTGACTGCCAAACTACCGACCGATGCAGCAAAACCAAGAGCGGGATAGCCTAGAACTGTGGCGAACAGAACGGGTCCGGCCATACCTATGCCGGCGGAAATGAGTTCTACTATTTCTACCTTGGCCTCCTTAGACCAAGAAAACACTTGAGCCCTATATGTCTTTACATTCATCTATAGCACCTCTTCCGACCCAAAGAGTAGGGTACAGTTTAATAATAGGCTCTTTCTTTAATCCATGGACATGTGGTGATACCTATGTCCATCAGGCTAATATTTTGAAGTATCCCCAAAATGAAAATTTTATCTTTCCAGAGTTATTTATAATAATTCAGCTCATTTTTTTCGATATGGGGAAATACCAATTTCTTAAGTTGATGGCAATGTATGGTGACCCCTTATAAAAACCTCTAAAAGTATTGCTGCGGATTTACAAAAGTTAAATGATGAGAATTATGTGAAGGCTAACTTCTTCGCTCCAGCCAAATTTTGAGGTGGGAGTCTTACTACCCACAAATAGCGGGATAAATAATATAGATAGAAGAAGCTATTCTTGTCGAAACGTCGATATAACCAAAGTTGTGTTCAATATAATTTCACTTACCAAGAAAACTTTAAGAAAAAACCTTTCACAATCTAAAGAAAACGCCTCCATTGAGATGGATTTCACCCGCATTCTAACAACTTTACACTCTATG
It encodes:
- a CDS encoding FUSC family protein, with amino-acid sequence MNVKTYRAQVFSWSKEAKVEIVELISAGIGMAGPVLFATVLGYPALGFAASVGSLAVSSVKVGSSFINHGKRLASALISVVLAAIAAVLSFGHGYLTFGVLILLVSLAALIGGYSRALAVATTRFVVFLIIILNMVDQTEYRMELIFSILAGAIWTVSISLVLGIWVHRCFKSSLDGAVKGPTSKKIILWWNSLAHLSSWQFPIRLALCLGIAEGLRILWPEHHFYWIAITVAILTQRKIELFPIKTTQRVLGTVIGVIVASLLLATSLPIWGLVISIGLFAGVRPLLKVRNYLVYSATMIPLIILIMEAGKPFQFIILFDRVFATLIGAVIVIAVNLIFSRAMAKSV